A window of the Thermodesulforhabdus norvegica genome harbors these coding sequences:
- the bioB gene encoding biotin synthase BioB: MSPGLALHSLDGNGISREIAGILYDRADSFQEELLELGRRVRLKFTGINTETCSIINARSGKCSEDCKFCAQSVWYRSPITEYPLLDYETILQKAIDMDRAGVKRFSIVISGKKPSKGDFEKILRIIEKLRRETNLQLCASLGIIDRSMAEELKAAGLSMYHHNLETSRGYFRQICTTHSYEDRIKTVESAREAGLTVCSGGIIGLGETFYERIEMIYELKSMEVDSIPVNILNPRPGTPLEKMKPPSSDEIIRTLVIFRLISPGATFRLCGGREPALGDRQELALEVAVNGLMVGGYLTTEGDPLEKDMAMIGRVKDRLAELQADMGRQGFFR; this comes from the coding sequence ATGAGCCCTGGCCTTGCTCTTCACAGCCTCGACGGTAATGGAATTTCCCGGGAGATTGCCGGAATTCTTTACGATAGGGCGGATTCTTTCCAGGAGGAGCTTCTGGAACTGGGCCGGCGTGTGAGACTTAAATTTACAGGGATTAATACCGAGACCTGCAGTATTATCAACGCTCGTTCGGGAAAGTGCAGCGAGGACTGTAAGTTTTGCGCCCAGTCGGTGTGGTACCGTAGTCCGATAACCGAATATCCTCTCCTGGATTACGAAACCATTCTGCAAAAAGCAATCGATATGGACCGGGCCGGCGTAAAACGCTTTTCCATTGTTATAAGCGGCAAAAAACCGTCAAAGGGGGATTTTGAAAAGATTCTCAGGATTATTGAAAAATTACGCAGGGAGACAAATCTTCAACTTTGTGCATCTCTCGGCATAATAGACCGATCCATGGCAGAGGAGCTGAAAGCTGCGGGTCTGAGTATGTATCATCACAATCTGGAAACCTCTCGTGGATATTTCCGGCAGATCTGTACCACTCATTCATACGAAGACCGAATAAAGACCGTTGAATCGGCCCGGGAAGCGGGCCTGACGGTTTGTTCTGGTGGTATTATCGGACTGGGTGAAACATTTTATGAAAGAATTGAAATGATTTACGAATTGAAAAGTATGGAAGTTGATTCCATACCGGTGAATATTCTTAACCCCAGGCCCGGAACCCCTCTTGAAAAGATGAAACCTCCGTCATCCGACGAAATAATCAGGACTCTTGTAATCTTCAGACTGATTTCCCCCGGTGCGACATTTAGACTCTGCGGTGGGAGAGAACCTGCTCTGGGCGACAGGCAGGAACTGGCACTCGAGGTGGCAGTAAACGGGCTTATGGTTGGGGGATACCTGACAACGGAAGGGGATCCTCTGGAGAAAGACATGGCCATGATAGGTCGTGTGAAAGATCGGCTCGCAGAGTTACAGGCCGATATGGGTCGTCAGGGCTTTTTCCGTTAA
- the purN gene encoding phosphoribosylglycinamide formyltransferase, which translates to MSTNIAVFVSGSGTNLQAMIDRRLGRADGIVRTLKADIKAVISDRAEAYGLERARKHGIPAYAVDYGFYIQKHRGDREKAYREAEEEILSVLAKYDIDYICLAGYMRLLTPDFLKHFRKGPVYGVINIHPALLPSFPGMHGYEDTFNYGCKWGGITVHFVDEGKDTGPIIAQAVYPIWPDDTVESVRLRGLSVEYELYSQCINWIAEERLSFSRINSRTVISITDPEYERFMRKLTEKALTTHIGL; encoded by the coding sequence ATGAGTACGAACATAGCCGTCTTTGTATCGGGTAGCGGCACAAACCTTCAGGCCATGATAGATCGGCGTCTGGGGCGGGCCGACGGAATCGTCCGAACACTTAAGGCCGACATAAAAGCGGTTATAAGCGACAGAGCGGAAGCTTACGGTCTGGAGCGAGCACGCAAACACGGAATCCCGGCTTACGCAGTTGACTACGGCTTCTACATCCAAAAGCACAGGGGTGATAGAGAGAAAGCCTACCGGGAAGCGGAAGAAGAAATCTTATCGGTACTGGCAAAATACGACATCGACTACATATGCCTTGCCGGATACATGCGCCTTCTCACTCCGGATTTCCTGAAGCACTTTCGTAAAGGGCCCGTCTACGGCGTTATCAACATCCATCCCGCCCTTCTCCCGTCCTTCCCCGGGATGCACGGTTATGAAGACACCTTTAATTACGGGTGCAAATGGGGAGGGATAACGGTTCATTTCGTCGATGAAGGCAAAGATACAGGCCCTATAATTGCCCAGGCAGTTTACCCCATCTGGCCCGACGACACCGTCGAAAGTGTAAGACTGAGAGGGCTTAGCGTCGAGTACGAACTCTACAGCCAGTGTATTAACTGGATTGCCGAAGAACGGCTTTCCTTCTCAAGGATCAACAGCAGAACCGTAATATCCATAACAGATCCGGAATATGAACGCTTTATGCGCAAATTAACGGAAAAAGCCCTGACGACCCATATCGGCCTGTAA
- a CDS encoding phosphoribosylformylglycinamidine synthase subunit PurQ, which translates to MIKRLEISLKKNLPDPEGALLARRIRDYFGIEIGRIRVVRVITFDLDLSEDEFEAIRKHIFTNPVIHESSFETLIRDPQWVIWVGLRPGVKDTAGEVALEAVRDYLLALQSERYEGIAERGAAFTSKLYEIEGGKLRRADLERIAGELLANDLIQQWKIFSGQEWDNDRGIGFILPRVILEKGASVTTIPIPSDKALEELSRERNLALNPQDIPVIRNYFNRPEVRAFRARVGLGDPTDVELEAISQARSDHCNHNTFRGYFEYIDLDTGQVTKIDNLFKTFIEKPTLKIASEKDWVVSVLWDNAGVARFDDHHHYVITGETHNSPSNMEAYGGALTGIVGVYRDIMGTGKGARMVGGMYGYCVGHRDYNGPLRPHLHPRRLLDGVVEGVRDGGNKHGVPTLYGLLYFHPSYMGKCLVFVSSVGIMPHSVPNGPCHMKRPSPGDLIVMCGGRVGKDGIHGVTASSEVYSEHTPAGHVQIGDPYTQKKMHDFLLEARDEGLISFITDNGGGGLSSSIGESARIAGGAYVELDKVPLKYEGLDAWEIWVSESQERMTVGVKPEHIDRFMELSKKHEVESTVIGRYEDSGKLHLVYKGKTCAYLDISFFEEEFPQWKFRAEWIGPERRGLREPVIQEPSDYGSLLRKMLSRPNLHSREWIHRQYDHEVQGGSVIKYFVGKTRDIPSDAVVIRPVLNSKRGLAIAQALHPLYGIIDTYHMVAASIDECVRRLVAVGGDMSQIGGVDNFCWPSIQFDPETNPDGFYKAAQLVRACMALKDYCLDFGIPLLSGKDSMYVDGMLRGEFGERHKVSGLPTMQFTATSVVPDINDCITPEFKQPGDYIYILGVTRNELGGSEYYDLFGYTGLNVPKVNTRELIPLYRALERAIRSRLLASCHGIYRGGLAVHLAMCAIGGCLGARIDLGSVPSEGVSRNDTLLFSESAGRFLVTVAPEDRKAFEEIFRGLPFACIGKVLEEQTLECTALNGGVLFKEDLGALKKAWSGREIIEEEYGMYPITAGSDCVYRAAGVEKIGLKSSGFPGLKSKIKALVLTGFGLNCDVETAYALEKAGAIVERVHLNDLIEGRKNIEDYRIFVIDGGFSWADEHGAGLIMAVRMKHRLGDRLFEFVEKEGLVLGICNGFQVLVNLGLLPGITPGSFSRDVALIANDCGRFIDEWVWLQVNQKSPCVFTQGLEVSTLEYPVRHGEGKFYAEPQVVELLKRNNQVVFRYALPDGTPARGRFPFNPNGSLEDIAGICDITGRVLGMMPHPEAYNHWTNHPDWPLHKEYLRRRGTAYPEEGLGIVLFRNALRVLSE; encoded by the coding sequence ATGATAAAGAGGCTGGAAATAAGTCTTAAGAAGAACCTGCCTGACCCTGAAGGTGCTCTTCTGGCAAGAAGAATTCGCGATTACTTCGGCATTGAGATCGGCAGAATAAGAGTCGTACGGGTCATAACCTTTGATCTTGATTTATCCGAAGATGAGTTTGAAGCTATAAGAAAGCACATTTTTACAAACCCGGTAATACACGAATCCTCTTTTGAAACTCTCATAAGGGACCCTCAGTGGGTGATATGGGTTGGGTTAAGGCCCGGCGTTAAGGATACGGCAGGAGAGGTAGCCCTTGAGGCGGTCAGAGATTACCTGCTGGCCCTGCAATCGGAAAGGTATGAAGGAATTGCGGAACGAGGTGCCGCCTTTACGTCAAAGTTGTACGAGATAGAAGGTGGTAAACTCAGGCGCGCGGATCTGGAGCGCATTGCAGGAGAACTTCTCGCCAATGATTTGATACAGCAGTGGAAGATCTTTTCAGGGCAGGAGTGGGATAACGATAGAGGCATAGGGTTTATCCTGCCCAGGGTTATCCTTGAGAAAGGGGCTTCCGTAACAACCATTCCGATTCCGTCCGACAAAGCTCTTGAAGAACTAAGCAGAGAGCGAAATCTGGCTCTGAACCCTCAGGACATACCCGTCATACGAAACTATTTCAACCGCCCTGAAGTCCGTGCTTTCAGGGCCCGGGTGGGCCTTGGAGACCCAACCGATGTGGAACTGGAGGCCATTTCTCAGGCAAGGAGCGACCATTGCAATCATAACACCTTTCGGGGATACTTCGAGTACATAGATCTGGATACCGGTCAGGTCACCAAAATAGATAATCTCTTTAAAACCTTCATAGAAAAACCGACCCTGAAAATTGCTTCCGAAAAAGACTGGGTGGTATCGGTTCTCTGGGATAATGCCGGAGTTGCACGGTTTGACGACCACCACCACTACGTAATAACCGGAGAAACTCATAACAGCCCTTCCAACATGGAGGCTTACGGTGGGGCGCTGACCGGCATCGTGGGCGTATATCGGGACATCATGGGAACCGGAAAAGGGGCCAGGATGGTCGGAGGCATGTACGGATACTGCGTGGGCCATCGGGATTACAATGGGCCCCTGCGACCTCATCTTCATCCCCGACGTTTGCTCGACGGCGTTGTTGAAGGTGTCAGGGACGGAGGGAACAAGCACGGAGTACCGACTTTATACGGTCTCCTGTATTTCCATCCCTCCTATATGGGCAAATGCCTGGTATTCGTCTCTTCTGTGGGGATAATGCCTCATAGCGTACCCAACGGACCCTGTCACATGAAGCGGCCGTCTCCCGGCGACCTCATCGTCATGTGTGGAGGCCGCGTCGGTAAAGACGGAATTCACGGAGTTACTGCCTCCAGCGAGGTTTATTCCGAACACACTCCGGCAGGTCATGTGCAGATTGGAGACCCTTACACGCAGAAAAAAATGCACGACTTTCTTCTGGAGGCCCGTGACGAAGGCCTCATTTCCTTCATAACCGACAACGGGGGAGGAGGTCTTTCTTCATCTATAGGTGAATCTGCACGAATTGCCGGTGGTGCTTACGTGGAACTGGATAAAGTACCGCTAAAATACGAAGGACTCGACGCCTGGGAGATCTGGGTTTCGGAATCTCAGGAGCGCATGACCGTCGGCGTGAAGCCCGAACACATCGACCGTTTCATGGAGCTTTCAAAAAAACACGAAGTGGAAAGCACGGTCATAGGGCGTTACGAAGATAGCGGCAAGCTGCACCTGGTCTATAAAGGAAAGACCTGTGCTTACCTCGATATAAGCTTTTTTGAAGAAGAGTTTCCCCAGTGGAAGTTTCGGGCGGAATGGATCGGCCCGGAGCGAAGAGGCCTGAGAGAACCCGTAATCCAGGAACCATCGGATTACGGATCGCTTCTAAGAAAGATGCTGTCACGGCCCAACCTCCATTCCCGGGAGTGGATACACCGTCAGTACGACCACGAAGTACAGGGCGGAAGTGTTATAAAGTATTTCGTGGGAAAAACCAGAGATATTCCCTCTGATGCGGTGGTAATAAGACCTGTCCTTAATTCCAAACGGGGGCTTGCAATAGCCCAGGCACTTCACCCGCTTTACGGGATCATAGACACCTATCACATGGTGGCCGCATCCATCGACGAATGTGTAAGACGGCTTGTTGCGGTGGGCGGAGACATGTCTCAAATAGGGGGCGTTGACAATTTCTGCTGGCCCTCCATTCAATTCGACCCGGAAACCAACCCGGACGGCTTTTACAAAGCAGCCCAGCTTGTTCGTGCCTGCATGGCTTTGAAGGATTACTGCCTGGACTTCGGCATCCCACTGCTCTCCGGGAAAGACAGCATGTATGTGGACGGAATGCTCAGAGGAGAATTCGGAGAGCGCCATAAGGTTTCAGGCCTTCCCACGATGCAATTTACGGCGACATCCGTAGTGCCCGACATTAACGACTGCATAACACCGGAGTTCAAACAGCCGGGTGATTACATTTACATTCTGGGCGTTACACGAAACGAGCTGGGCGGGTCGGAGTATTATGATCTCTTCGGCTATACCGGTCTAAACGTCCCAAAGGTCAACACCAGAGAGCTAATACCGCTCTACAGAGCACTGGAACGGGCTATTCGGTCTCGCCTTCTGGCCTCCTGCCACGGGATATACAGAGGCGGCCTTGCCGTTCACCTTGCAATGTGTGCCATTGGAGGATGTCTTGGAGCCAGAATTGATCTTGGTTCAGTACCCTCTGAAGGAGTATCCCGAAACGATACCCTTCTTTTCAGCGAATCGGCAGGCCGTTTTCTGGTAACCGTTGCTCCGGAGGACAGAAAAGCTTTTGAAGAAATTTTCAGGGGCCTGCCCTTTGCGTGTATAGGAAAAGTCCTCGAAGAACAGACCCTTGAGTGCACAGCCCTGAACGGCGGGGTTCTTTTCAAGGAAGACCTCGGGGCATTGAAAAAGGCATGGTCGGGAAGGGAAATCATAGAAGAAGAATACGGTATGTATCCCATAACGGCCGGGTCGGATTGTGTCTATAGAGCAGCCGGAGTCGAAAAGATAGGGTTAAAGTCCTCCGGTTTCCCGGGTTTAAAATCGAAAATCAAAGCCCTCGTGCTCACGGGGTTTGGACTGAACTGCGATGTGGAAACCGCCTACGCGCTGGAGAAGGCCGGAGCGATCGTCGAGCGCGTTCACCTCAACGATCTTATAGAAGGTCGAAAAAACATCGAAGATTACAGAATTTTTGTCATCGACGGCGGCTTTTCCTGGGCCGACGAACACGGAGCCGGCCTGATTATGGCCGTCAGAATGAAACACCGTCTGGGGGACAGGCTGTTCGAATTCGTCGAAAAAGAGGGGCTCGTACTCGGGATCTGTAACGGCTTTCAGGTTCTGGTAAATCTGGGCCTTCTTCCGGGCATAACCCCGGGGAGCTTTTCCAGAGATGTGGCCCTCATAGCCAATGACTGCGGTCGCTTTATAGACGAGTGGGTGTGGCTTCAGGTCAATCAGAAGTCGCCCTGTGTATTCACTCAGGGCCTGGAAGTTTCGACCCTGGAGTATCCTGTTCGTCATGGAGAAGGAAAATTCTATGCAGAACCACAGGTAGTGGAGCTTCTTAAGAGGAACAATCAGGTTGTCTTCAGATATGCCCTGCCTGACGGTACTCCTGCAAGGGGTCGATTTCCCTTCAATCCCAACGGTTCTCTTGAGGACATTGCCGGTATTTGCGACATAACGGGTCGTGTGCTTGGAATGATGCCCCATCCCGAAGCCTACAACCACTGGACAAATCACCCCGACTGGCCCCTCCACAAAGAATATCTGAGAAGGCGAGGAACAGCCTATCCTGAGGAAGGCCTTGGAATCGTCCTTTTCAGGAATGCCCTTCGGGTTCTGAGTGAATAA
- a CDS encoding PilZ domain-containing protein gives MAQPKPVQVLMYIGDDIFVGTSNNFGPEGILIQMSDPPMLGTPVKLKLQFPDLPNAIEAAGEVVWTNPYGTGDAYVPKGCAVKFKGLPSDVASALNNLSFQYHQSGDPLKFYYS, from the coding sequence ATGGCTCAACCAAAACCCGTACAGGTATTGATGTACATAGGTGATGACATATTCGTGGGCACCTCTAACAATTTCGGGCCCGAGGGAATACTAATACAGATGTCCGATCCGCCCATGCTGGGAACTCCGGTAAAGTTGAAACTCCAGTTTCCCGATCTTCCCAATGCAATCGAAGCTGCGGGTGAAGTCGTGTGGACTAACCCTTACGGAACCGGAGATGCTTACGTTCCCAAGGGATGCGCCGTGAAGTTTAAGGGGTTGCCCAGCGACGTGGCTTCTGCTCTGAACAACCTATCATTTCAGTATCATCAGTCCGGTGATCCTCTGAAGTTTTACTACTCCTGA
- the pheT gene encoding phenylalanine--tRNA ligase subunit beta — translation MRLSFRWLRAYVEIDATAHEVADRLTMAGLEVEGVYDRFPHLKKVVPAKILRVMNHPSADRLKLCRCTDGNREYGIVCGAPNVREGITVPLALPGAKLPSGIRIGEALIRGEKSEGMLASQKELGLGEDASGLWILPDDIPLGIPLDRALDIEDWILEISVTPNRGDCLSVIGLAREVAALYGKKVRYPEISLSEEGPPVEQVARVDIEDPEKCPRYTARVLFDVTIGPSPRWMVDRLESAGIRSINNVVDVTNYVMLEMGQPLHAFDYDRLAEHRIVVRCARSGEVFRTLDGQDRILFDDTLMICDGRGPVAIGGIMGGENSEITSETRHVLIESAWFNPLSIRRTSKKLRLSSESSYRFERSVDPEGVVKALDRAAQLMMETAGGRLARGIIDVYPRPHRRPVLHLRVDRTNRYLGTSFSVEEMESALKRLEMEVDKIDGNNLRVIPPSYRQDVTREVDLTEEIARIIGYDRVPTKHPGTTVMPREEDTHLRLREELKDLCRGMGLTEILTFSFISQSSLGKLRLPERDVRLRPIKLMNPLSEEQAVMRTSLIPNMLETIRFNLDRQNESLRLFELSKVFIPKGTDQLPQEDFQLVVALTGLRTDDPLYDPNPADYADIKGICENIMDFFRIPEVKYSKDELPPYMDPVKAASLFVKGEYVGTVGKIHPLVVEAFDIAVPVWLLELDFEKLFRMRGLSLSFRPLPKYPFVPRDLAVVADEDFPVQEILDYLNNLEEPLLEKVFIFDIFRSKQLGEGKKSVAYRIIYRHPERSLTDEEVNELHGRIVQKILETFDLRLR, via the coding sequence ATGCGATTAAGCTTCAGGTGGTTAAGGGCCTATGTTGAAATCGATGCAACCGCCCATGAGGTTGCAGACCGCCTTACCATGGCCGGCCTTGAAGTCGAAGGAGTTTATGATCGATTTCCTCATCTGAAAAAGGTTGTCCCGGCAAAGATATTGCGCGTTATGAACCATCCATCTGCAGACCGCCTGAAGCTGTGCAGGTGCACGGACGGGAATCGCGAGTACGGAATCGTCTGCGGTGCTCCCAACGTAAGAGAGGGAATAACGGTCCCTCTTGCCCTGCCCGGAGCAAAACTTCCAAGCGGTATTCGTATAGGTGAAGCCCTGATACGGGGAGAAAAGTCCGAAGGAATGCTTGCATCTCAAAAAGAGCTGGGCCTTGGAGAAGATGCATCAGGCTTATGGATTTTACCCGACGACATACCCCTGGGAATCCCTCTTGACCGCGCTCTCGACATTGAGGACTGGATCCTTGAGATTTCCGTTACCCCCAACCGGGGAGACTGTCTGTCTGTAATCGGACTGGCCAGAGAGGTCGCGGCACTGTACGGCAAAAAGGTCAGGTATCCGGAAATTTCTCTTTCCGAAGAGGGGCCTCCGGTAGAACAGGTTGCCCGTGTAGACATAGAGGATCCGGAGAAGTGCCCCAGATACACGGCCAGAGTGCTTTTCGATGTTACCATAGGTCCTTCGCCCAGATGGATGGTGGACAGGCTTGAGTCGGCTGGCATCAGATCCATAAACAATGTGGTGGATGTAACGAATTATGTGATGCTGGAGATGGGGCAACCTCTGCACGCCTTTGACTATGATCGGCTTGCAGAGCATCGCATTGTCGTCCGCTGTGCAAGAAGCGGAGAAGTCTTCCGAACTCTGGATGGACAGGACAGAATTCTTTTCGACGATACCCTTATGATCTGCGACGGACGGGGGCCTGTTGCCATAGGCGGAATTATGGGTGGCGAAAATTCCGAAATAACCTCCGAAACACGCCATGTGCTAATAGAAAGCGCCTGGTTTAACCCCCTTTCGATAAGACGCACGAGCAAGAAACTGCGTTTGTCTTCGGAATCGAGCTACCGCTTTGAGCGCTCCGTGGACCCCGAAGGCGTGGTAAAAGCACTTGATCGAGCGGCTCAGCTGATGATGGAGACTGCGGGCGGACGGCTTGCGAGGGGAATTATCGACGTTTATCCCAGACCCCATCGGAGACCGGTGCTCCACCTCAGGGTTGATCGAACAAATCGATACCTGGGCACCTCTTTTTCCGTCGAAGAGATGGAATCGGCGCTGAAACGACTGGAAATGGAGGTTGATAAAATCGACGGCAATAACCTAAGGGTTATTCCACCTTCTTACCGTCAGGATGTTACACGTGAGGTGGATCTAACGGAGGAAATCGCAAGAATAATCGGTTACGACAGGGTGCCGACCAAACACCCCGGAACCACGGTAATGCCCAGGGAAGAAGATACCCATTTGCGCCTGAGAGAAGAACTGAAAGATCTGTGCAGGGGTATGGGGCTTACGGAGATTTTAACGTTTTCCTTCATCTCGCAGAGTTCACTCGGCAAACTGAGACTTCCGGAAAGGGATGTCCGACTCAGACCCATAAAACTCATGAATCCTCTGAGCGAAGAACAGGCGGTCATGCGCACCAGCCTGATTCCCAATATGCTGGAGACGATAAGATTCAATCTGGACAGACAGAACGAATCACTTCGGCTTTTTGAATTGAGCAAGGTTTTCATCCCCAAAGGAACCGATCAGCTACCTCAGGAAGATTTTCAGCTGGTCGTTGCCCTTACCGGATTAAGGACCGATGATCCACTCTACGATCCAAACCCGGCCGACTACGCCGACATCAAGGGTATCTGCGAAAACATTATGGACTTCTTCAGAATACCTGAGGTGAAATACTCAAAAGACGAATTGCCTCCGTACATGGATCCGGTTAAGGCGGCATCTCTGTTCGTGAAGGGAGAGTATGTGGGAACGGTGGGCAAAATCCACCCCCTCGTTGTTGAGGCCTTTGATATTGCCGTTCCCGTATGGCTTCTGGAGCTGGACTTTGAAAAGCTATTTCGCATGAGAGGGCTCTCGCTGAGTTTCCGACCTCTTCCCAAATATCCTTTTGTGCCCCGGGACCTTGCCGTTGTTGCCGACGAAGACTTTCCGGTTCAGGAAATTCTGGATTACCTGAATAATCTTGAAGAACCCCTTCTTGAAAAGGTTTTCATATTCGACATTTTCAGAAGTAAACAACTGGGCGAGGGCAAGAAAAGCGTTGCATATAGGATTATCTACAGACACCCGGAAAGAAGCCTTACCGACGAGGAAGTAAACGAGCTTCACGGACGTATTGTTCAGAAGATCCTGGAAACCTTTGATTTAAGACTCAGGTGA
- the pheS gene encoding phenylalanine--tRNA ligase subunit alpha, with translation MEEQIKELLEQALRDLEAAGSDLKEIDGVRVKYLGKKGQLTALLRKLGTLDPALRPVAGKALNEARENIEKAIEEARKRAKEAVILRIEPFDVTVPGRRPAVGSIHPITQTAREIARIFVQMGFEIVEGPEVELDYYNFEALNIPKDHPARDMQDTFYVSEDVVLRTHTSPIQIRVMEKRKPPVQIIAPGKVYRCDSDMTHSPMFHQVEGLMVGKNVSFADLKGVLTLFVHQMFGTHIGVRFRPSFFPFTEPSAEVDIQCVICGGSGCRVCSETGWLEILGCGMVDPAVYGYVGYDPEEVTGFAFGMGIERIAMLKWGINDLRMFFENDIRFLHQFRFTPKP, from the coding sequence ATGGAAGAGCAGATAAAAGAGCTTTTAGAGCAGGCCCTGAGAGACCTTGAGGCTGCGGGAAGTGATCTGAAAGAAATCGACGGCGTAAGGGTAAAGTACCTGGGGAAGAAAGGGCAACTCACGGCGCTTCTTAGAAAGCTCGGTACGCTGGATCCGGCCCTCCGCCCCGTAGCAGGGAAGGCTCTAAACGAGGCGCGGGAAAACATTGAAAAAGCAATCGAAGAGGCCAGGAAACGGGCTAAAGAAGCCGTTATCCTGAGAATAGAGCCCTTTGACGTAACCGTACCCGGAAGGCGTCCCGCCGTCGGGAGCATACATCCCATCACCCAGACGGCCCGTGAAATAGCCAGGATCTTCGTGCAAATGGGTTTTGAAATAGTTGAAGGGCCTGAGGTTGAGCTTGATTACTATAACTTTGAAGCACTCAACATTCCAAAGGATCATCCCGCCCGGGACATGCAGGATACTTTTTACGTTTCCGAAGATGTGGTTCTCCGAACCCACACCTCTCCAATTCAGATCCGGGTAATGGAAAAACGGAAGCCACCGGTTCAGATAATAGCACCCGGCAAAGTTTACCGATGTGACTCCGACATGACCCATTCTCCCATGTTCCATCAGGTCGAAGGGCTGATGGTCGGAAAAAATGTTTCCTTTGCAGACCTCAAAGGCGTTCTAACCCTCTTCGTTCACCAGATGTTCGGCACTCACATCGGGGTCAGATTTCGACCCAGTTTTTTCCCCTTCACCGAACCCAGCGCGGAAGTGGATATTCAGTGCGTAATCTGCGGAGGTAGCGGCTGCAGGGTCTGTTCTGAAACCGGATGGCTCGAAATTCTGGGATGCGGGATGGTTGACCCTGCCGTTTACGGTTATGTGGGCTACGACCCCGAAGAAGTAACCGGTTTTGCTTTCGGAATGGGCATTGAGCGCATTGCCATGCTCAAATGGGGTATTAACGATCTCCGTATGTTCTTTGAAAACGACATCCGCTTTCTTCACCAGTTCAGGTTCACTCCAAAACCGTAG
- the rplT gene encoding 50S ribosomal protein L20, whose protein sequence is MTRVKKAVKSRRRRKKIIKMAKGYRGARGKLLRQASEAVVRAHKYAYRDRRRKKRDFRRLWIQRINAAVRQQGLNYSTFIYGLKKANIGMDRKVLAGLAVQDPDAFKAVVERVKEVL, encoded by the coding sequence ATGACCCGTGTTAAAAAGGCTGTAAAATCGCGTCGCCGTCGAAAGAAAATCATCAAGATGGCAAAGGGCTACCGTGGAGCCCGTGGAAAGCTCCTGCGCCAGGCAAGTGAAGCCGTTGTCCGCGCTCACAAGTACGCTTACAGGGATCGCAGGCGTAAGAAGCGGGATTTCAGAAGACTGTGGATTCAAAGGATTAATGCCGCCGTAAGACAACAGGGTCTTAATTACTCCACCTTCATTTACGGTCTGAAAAAAGCAAACATCGGAATGGACAGAAAAGTGCTTGCCGGCCTTGCAGTGCAGGATCCTGATGCCTTCAAGGCCGTTGTGGAACGCGTAAAGGAAGTTCTCTAG
- the rpmI gene encoding 50S ribosomal protein L35 — translation MPKLKTHRGAAKRFKVSGTGKLIRSKAYKSHLLTHKNRKRKRRLKRKAVVTGAAVQALKRILPYS, via the coding sequence ATGCCGAAATTAAAAACACACAGAGGAGCGGCAAAGCGGTTTAAGGTTTCGGGTACCGGGAAGCTCATTCGCTCCAAGGCCTATAAAAGTCACCTGCTTACGCACAAGAACAGAAAACGCAAAAGACGCCTGAAACGTAAAGCCGTAGTGACAGGTGCTGCCGTACAGGCACTTAAAAGAATTTTGCCCTATTCTTAA